The following is a genomic window from Chiloscyllium plagiosum isolate BGI_BamShark_2017 chromosome 51, ASM401019v2, whole genome shotgun sequence.
TCAGACCACAATGACGCTGACTTCGAGGAGAAAGTAAAGCAGGTTAGTCGTACTGGAGGCAAATAGAGTTCAGACAACTGATCTGGCACCCCCCACCTGCGGCACCAGACGGGTTCGGCCTCACGGACTCAACATCAAAGGCAGTTTTATTCCACAAGCTTGTGAAGTGTGGTTCAGAATTGCCTTTCGTCGTTGCATTCCACGTCAAGATCATTAGGTGACCTATTCATGAGCAAGTTTGAAGCCACAACATTTCCGCTCCAGAATTGAGAAGCTGCGAAGGAGGGCGGTGTCAGGTGTTTACGGTTCGCACAGGGTGGCTGTGATCGCTGTTCTTGGAGTGGGGAAAGTGAAGAAGGAAGTGGAGTCGAGGCGTTGAAATTGGAGGGtggttgggaggggggggggggaagaggaggaggggggggggggggggggggggagggggggggggggggggggggggggggggggatttgatTGAGGAAATGAGGCTGTTCCAACCAGCACCAGGATCGTTCACTAATTCATAGGTtagtaagatataggagcagaataagaccagttgacccattgagtctgctccaccactcgaATAGGGCTGATAGCACCTtgcccccattctcctgccttctccccatatcccttcaaccaaTTACCAATCAAAAActtgtctaactcctccttaaacttgctcactgtcccagcatccaccgcactctggGGTAGCGACTTCCACAGATTTGCAATCCTTTGGGAGAAGTCGTTTctcaactgttttaaatttgcacCCCCTTATCCTAAGGCTGTGACCTCTTGTCCTGGAGTGCCCCACACAAGGAAGCATCCgcccatgtctattttatccatactTTTTgtcatcttgaatgcctcaatttgatctctcctcgttcttctaaattcctgagAGGAGAGGCCTAAAGAGGACACTCTTTTTTTGAAGAgaaaaggggtggggtggggtttagttttgttttaacGAGCCCTGAGCTTGGAATAGTAGTTAGGATATTTCGCGCAAGAAACAAATTTTCACATAGGGGGTGTCTTGCTGTGAAATACGCACAGATTCCATGCTAAATTCAAAATGGAAAGTTGGATCAGTGCTTGTAGAGttgaagagcgtggtgctggaaaagcacagccggtcaggcagcatccgaggagtaggagggtcgacgttccgggcataagccctttcggGCTTCCGGGGGACAGATTGTGCTCACTCTTTTCAAAGAGCCAACACGGGGTTGAATGGCCGCCTGACTTGGCAGCATTTTAAGGTTGCGAGGCATGTATCTGTTTTTCTGAGAGAGCGGACCACCCAGGGGAGCAACGTTCACTCGTCCAGGGCAGCAGAGCCTCTGGCTGCTTCTGTACGTCGTGCACTCCCACTGGGGGCTGCAGCTGTCTCGCTGTTGTGTGGGTGTTAAATGAGGCGTAGAGGGTTTCCCCTGGATCTGTGGCCGTCAGGGTGGGTTACCAGATGGGCTGATGCAGCCTCTCTCCCTCGCACCTGTGCGTTTTCTACGGGTTCGGGGAATGTGGGATGGGACAGTACTACAAGTGTCCTCTGTGTCTTGCAGCTGATCGACATTACAGGCAAGAATCAGGACGAATGCATGATTGCTCTCCATGATTGCAACGGTGACGTCAACAGAGCCATCAATGTACTCTTGGAAGGAAACCCAGATACGGTACTGCTTTCATCTAGAACTTGAGGGTTTGGAGATGAGGGAATGGCTTGGGTTATCTCCTTTGGCCTTGTGTTGCATGTTTTCCCCCCATTAACTCACCCCTTCCTGTTCCTCCTGAGCTGTGTCCCACTGGCGGCATTCTGCACTCCATCCCTCCTCCAAGGTCTGTCACCTTGTCCGAACAGTTATCGGAAGAGCTTATTTTGCACCCTGCCCAACGGTGTGCGTATCATAGATTCCCTGCGGCGTGGAAGGAGGCCGCTCGGCCCAAGGAGACTGCGCCGGGCCTATCCCCCATAACCCCACGTTTACTGTGGCTAAACCGCACATTCCCTGGACGcttcatggccagtccaccctgacGTGCGCgcctttggattgcgggaggaaaccagagcgtcCAGAGGAAATCCGTGCAAACGTGGggggggagaaggtgcaaactccacgcagaacctgggtccctggtgctgagaggtggcagagctaaccactgagcggcTGTGCCTCCTTGGCTAATGGGAGTAGTCGTGACGTCACCAAAGAGTAATGTAGGGTGCTCGATCGAATCCATCCAAAGTGCGCACACGAAACCTGACGCCCCCTGCCATTCGTTTTTGCGTCGCGGTTTGCGTCTGGGTCAGCCAGCGGAGGCTTGATTTTGTTTcttctctgtctgtctgcctcgTGCAGGATTCTTGGGAAATGGTTGGGAAGAAGAAGAGTTTGGCAGGCCCGAAGGAGACCGGCTTGGCGGAGGCCAGcgaggagaacaaagaaatgcgAGACAGAGACCGGGAGTTCAGCCGGCGGCGCGTGGGCGGAGGGAGGAGAGGCAGGGGCACAAGCCGGGGCAGGGAGTGTAAGTTGTACCCTTGATAAAGTGCCAAGGCGGCTGGCCGCTCCCCTGCACCCCTGCGTGGAACGTAGacgtggagacaggccattcggtccctccAGTCTCTGCGTATTGTTCTGTTTCTTCCTCTTGTGTGTCCAGCTCCCGCCTGCCACTTGAGTGTATCTCCTACTATTTGCCTTGACCAATCCCTGAGGGAGCCTCTCCCTGGTCTGCTGGGTGGAGACCAGTTGGTCCCCCGAGCCCATCCAATAGCCCATCTGCTGTTCAATATGATTGTAGTTGATGATCCTGTATGTCAACGCACGCTCCCATTCTCTCCTTGTGCCCCCCCCATCCCCAACTCCTTTTGCCTCTAGGAATGTATTTTGAGTGAGGTGTGGCCTCTGCTGCCTTCAGTGGTTGAGTGGtggcatttctcctcatctctgtccgaaatgtACCCTGTACTCCCAAAGCTGTTGACCCCCTTGGTCCAGGACCACCCCAccccctgccctgccctgccccgACCGGGGGGAAGGATCATCCCTGCGCACAGTGTGGAATCTCTCGGAAACATAAAACCCTGATTGAACTGGACAGGCGTGATGCGCAAAGAATGTTCCCAGTGTTGGGGAAGTCCACAACTAGGGGTCActagccattcaggactgaggtgaggaggaattccaCCTCTCGGAGAGTTGGGAGCCTCTCATCCCACAGAAAGCTGTCGGGGTCAGTTTGTGAGatgtattcaagagggagctggacgtgaACCTTGTGGTTGAAGGGATCGAGGGATATGCAGAGAAAGCAAGAGTAGGAGACTGAAATTGCAGGATCAGCCATaatgatattgaatggtggtgtaggctggaagggctgaatggcctcctcctattttctGTAAGATCACCTGCCAATCATCAAAACTCCAATGGGTGCAAGTCTCAATCTGCTCAACCTTTCATTGTAAGACCAGCACGTTCATCCCCTGAATCAGTTGAGTGAGCCTTCTCCCAACTGTTGGCGAGTTcaggggcggctcagtggttagcactgctgcctcatggcataAGGAACCCCGGTTCAGTTCCACCTTcacgcaactgtctgtgtggagtttgcacattctcccctgcatttccgtgggtttcctctgagtgctccagtttcttcccacagtccaaagacatgcaggttagggtggattagccgtgctaaattgcccatagtgcccagggatgtgcaggttagggtggattggctgtgctaaattgcccatagtgcccatggatgtgcaggttagggtggattggctgtgctaaattgcccatagtgcccagggatgtgcaggttagggtggattggctgtgctaaattgcccatagtgcccagggatgtgcaggttagggtggattggctgtgctaaattgcccatagtgcccagggatgtgcaggttagggtggattggctgtgctaaattgcccatagtgcccaNNNNNNNNNNNNNNNNNNNNNNNNNNNNNNNNNNNNNNNNNNNNNNNNNNNNNNNNNNNNNNNNNNNNNNNNNNNNNNNNNNNNNNNNNNNNNNNNNNNNNNNNNNNNNNNNNNNNNNNNNNNNNNNNNNNNNNNNNNNNNNNNNNNNNNNNNNNNNNNNNNNNNNNNNNNNNNNNNNNNNNNNNNNNNNNNNNNNNNNNNNNNNNNNNNNNNNNNNNNNNNNNNNNNNNNNNNNNNNNNNNNNNNNNNNNNNNNNNNNNNNNNNNNNNNNNNNNNNNNNNNNNNNNNNNNNNNNNNNNNNNNNNNNNNNNNNNNNNNNNNNNNNNNNNNNNNNNNNNNNNNNNNNNNNNNNNNNNNNNNNNNNNNNNNNNNNNNNNNNNNNNNNNNNNNNNNNNNNNNNNNNNNNNNNNNNNNNNNNNNNNNNNNNNNNNNNNNNNNNNNNNNNNNNNNNNNNNNNNNNNNNNNNNNNNNNNNNNNNNNNNNNNNNNNNNNNNNNNNNNNNNNNNNNNNNNNNNNNNNNNNNNNNNNNNNNNNNNNNNNNNNNNNNNNNNNNNNNNNNNNNNNNNNNNNNNNNNNNNNNNNNNNNNNNNNNNNNNNNNNNNNNNNNNNNNNNNNNNNNNNNNNNNNNNNNNNNNNNNNNNNNNNNNNNNNNNNNNNNNN
Proteins encoded in this region:
- the LOC122544752 gene encoding ubiquitin-associated protein 2-like, with translation MMTSVGPNRARGNWDQTQTQNQPQQKQRPQATAEQIRIAQMISDHNDADFEEKVKQLIDITGKNQDECMIALHDCNGDVNRAINVLLEGNPDTDSWEMVGKKKSLAGPKETGLAEASEENKEMRDRDREFSRRRVGGGRRGRGTSRGRECKLYP